The proteins below are encoded in one region of Paenacidovorax monticola:
- a CDS encoding isovaleryl-CoA dehydrogenase — MSISSLPGLNFQLGDDIDALRDAVRDFAQAEIAPRAGEIDHNDQFPMDLWRKMGDLGVLGITVPETYGGADMGYLAHMVAMEEISRASASVGLSYGAHSNLCVNQINRNGNEAQKAKYLPKLISGEHVGALAMSEPGAGSDVISMKLKAEDKGGYYLLNGSKMWITNGPDADTLVVYAKTEPELGARGVTAFLIEKGMKGFSIAQKLDKLGMRGSHTGELVFENVEVPAENVLGGVNNGAKVLMSGLDYERAVLTGGPLGIMQSVMDNVVPYIHDRKQFGQSIGEFQLIQGKVADMYTVLQAGRSFAYTVAKNLDLLGKDHVRQVRKDCASVILWCAEKATWMAGEGIQIYGGNGYINEYPLGRLWRDAKLYEIGAGTSEIRRMLIGRELFAETC; from the coding sequence ATGAGCATTTCCTCCCTGCCCGGACTCAACTTCCAATTGGGCGACGACATCGATGCCCTGCGCGACGCCGTGCGCGATTTCGCGCAGGCCGAAATCGCCCCGCGCGCTGGTGAGATCGACCACAACGACCAGTTCCCCATGGACCTGTGGCGCAAGATGGGCGACCTCGGCGTGCTGGGCATCACCGTGCCCGAAACCTATGGCGGCGCCGACATGGGCTACCTGGCGCACATGGTGGCGATGGAGGAAATCTCGCGCGCCAGCGCCTCGGTGGGCCTGTCCTACGGCGCGCACAGCAACCTGTGCGTGAACCAGATCAACCGCAACGGCAACGAGGCGCAGAAGGCCAAGTACCTGCCCAAGCTGATCAGCGGCGAGCACGTGGGCGCGCTGGCCATGAGCGAGCCCGGCGCGGGCTCCGACGTGATCAGCATGAAACTCAAGGCCGAGGACAAGGGGGGCTACTACCTGCTCAATGGCTCCAAGATGTGGATCACCAACGGCCCAGATGCCGACACCCTGGTGGTCTACGCCAAGACCGAACCCGAGCTGGGCGCGCGCGGCGTCACGGCCTTCCTGATCGAGAAGGGCATGAAGGGCTTCTCGATCGCGCAGAAGCTCGACAAGCTGGGCATGCGTGGCAGCCACACGGGCGAACTGGTGTTCGAGAACGTCGAGGTGCCGGCCGAAAACGTGCTGGGCGGCGTGAACAACGGCGCCAAGGTGCTCATGAGCGGCCTGGACTACGAGCGTGCCGTGCTCACGGGCGGCCCGCTCGGCATCATGCAGTCGGTGATGGACAATGTGGTGCCTTACATCCACGACCGCAAGCAGTTCGGGCAAAGCATCGGCGAATTCCAGCTCATCCAGGGCAAGGTCGCCGACATGTACACCGTGCTGCAGGCGGGCCGCTCGTTCGCCTACACCGTGGCGAAGAACCTGGATCTGCTCGGCAAGGACCATGTGCGCCAGGTGCGCAAGGACTGCGCCAGCGTGATCCTGTGGTGCGCCGAGAAGGCCACGTGGATGGCGGGCGAAGGCATCCAGATCTATGGCGGCAATGGCTACATCAACGAGTACCCGCTCGGCCGCCTGTGGCGCGATGCCAAGCTGTACGAAATCGGTGCCGGCACGAGCGAGATCCGCCGCATGCTGATCGGCCGCGAGCTTTTCGCGGAAACCTGTTGA
- the can gene encoding carbonate dehydratase, with product MTTTSIDDLFVHNRAWAAQMERDRPGFFTGLMAQQKPKYMWIGCSDSRVPANQITGLEPGEVFVHRNVANVVVPTDLNCLSTIQYAVDQLHVEHLMVVGHYGCGGVLAALEDIRVGLADNWIRHVKDVRDRHRELIASIAPQWRHDALCELNAIEQVVNIAQTTVMQDAWARGQQVTLHGWCYGLKDGLINNLHMTVAGNDGLDSLYRAAVAGVAAARRA from the coding sequence ATGACCACCACCTCCATCGATGACCTCTTTGTCCACAACCGCGCGTGGGCGGCCCAGATGGAACGTGACCGCCCGGGCTTCTTCACCGGCCTCATGGCCCAGCAAAAGCCCAAGTACATGTGGATTGGTTGCTCCGACAGCCGCGTGCCGGCGAACCAGATCACGGGCCTGGAGCCCGGCGAGGTGTTCGTGCACCGCAACGTCGCCAACGTGGTGGTGCCCACGGACCTCAACTGCCTGTCCACCATCCAGTACGCGGTGGACCAGCTGCACGTCGAGCACCTCATGGTGGTGGGCCACTACGGCTGCGGCGGCGTGCTGGCCGCGCTGGAGGACATCCGGGTGGGCCTGGCCGACAACTGGATCCGCCATGTGAAGGACGTGCGCGACCGCCACCGCGAGCTGATCGCCTCCATCGCGCCGCAGTGGCGCCACGACGCGCTGTGCGAGCTGAACGCGATCGAGCAGGTCGTCAACATCGCCCAGACCACCGTGATGCAGGACGCCTGGGCACGCGGGCAGCAGGTCACGCTGCATGGCTGGTGCTACGGCCTCAAGGACGGCCTGATCAACAACCTGCACATGACGGTGGCGGGCAACGACGGGCTCGACTCGCTGTACAGGGCTGCCGTCGCCGGCGTGGCCGCTGCGCGGCGCGCCTGA
- the aceK gene encoding bifunctional isocitrate dehydrogenase kinase/phosphatase — translation MFPERLDAPQAYDIAKAMMDGFNRHYRLFRTESARAKHRFETADWHGQQRAQRERIEFYDLRVKECVRRLEKEFQAGAQPMDVWHQIKLHYIGLLVNHHQPELAETFFNSVTTKILHRTHFHNDFIFVRPAVSTEYIENDEPAARPTYRAYYPSRENLHETLVRVVENFQLQREFEDLPRDARHVLAAIEPRVAPMKLRANFQIQVLSSLFYRNKGAYVVGRIINGFTELPFALPILHGAGGKLVIDAALFGEDDLLALFSFARAYFMVDMEVPSAYVQFLRSLMPRKPRAEIYNTLGLAKQGKTLFYRDFLHHLKHSSDRFRIAPGIKGMVMLVFDLPSFPYVFKLIKDYFPPQKETTREQVQSKYLLVKHHDRVGRMADTLEYSLVAFPRDRFDDELIAEIQKFAPSQLEISDRDGDGQTEVIIQHLYIERRMIPLNLYLQEAFDAGLSDPQVRRQMERSVIEYGNAIKDLVAANIFPGDMLWKNFGVTRGGKVVFYDYDEIEYLTDCNFRHVPPPRNEEDEMSGEVWWRVGPKDVFPETFAPFLLGNPAVREVFMRHHADLLDPAFWQGHKQRIQQGHVHDVFPYDTERRFPPGGGAT, via the coding sequence ATGTTCCCCGAGCGCCTCGACGCCCCCCAGGCCTATGACATCGCCAAGGCGATGATGGACGGCTTCAACCGCCATTACCGCCTGTTCCGCACCGAGTCGGCGCGTGCCAAGCACCGCTTCGAGACGGCCGACTGGCACGGCCAGCAGCGCGCGCAGCGCGAGCGCATCGAGTTCTACGACCTGCGCGTGAAGGAATGCGTGCGCCGGCTCGAGAAGGAGTTCCAGGCCGGCGCGCAGCCCATGGACGTGTGGCACCAGATCAAGCTCCACTACATCGGGCTCCTGGTCAACCACCATCAGCCGGAGCTGGCGGAGACCTTCTTCAACTCGGTCACCACCAAGATCCTGCACCGCACGCACTTCCACAACGACTTCATCTTCGTGCGGCCCGCCGTCAGCACCGAGTACATCGAGAACGACGAGCCCGCCGCGCGCCCCACCTACCGCGCCTACTACCCCTCGCGCGAGAACCTGCACGAGACGCTGGTGCGCGTGGTGGAGAACTTCCAGCTGCAGCGCGAGTTCGAGGATCTGCCGCGCGATGCCCGCCATGTGCTGGCAGCCATCGAGCCGCGCGTCGCGCCCATGAAGCTGCGCGCCAACTTCCAGATCCAGGTGCTGTCCAGCCTGTTCTACCGCAACAAGGGCGCGTACGTGGTGGGCCGGATCATCAATGGCTTCACCGAGCTTCCGTTCGCGCTGCCCATCCTGCATGGCGCGGGGGGCAAGCTCGTGATCGACGCGGCGCTGTTCGGCGAGGACGACCTGCTCGCGCTGTTCAGCTTCGCACGCGCCTACTTCATGGTGGACATGGAGGTGCCCAGCGCCTACGTGCAGTTCCTGCGCAGCCTCATGCCGCGCAAGCCGCGGGCCGAGATCTACAACACACTGGGCCTGGCCAAGCAGGGCAAGACGCTGTTCTACCGCGACTTCCTGCACCACCTGAAGCACTCGAGCGACCGCTTCCGCATTGCGCCCGGCATCAAGGGCATGGTGATGCTGGTGTTCGACCTGCCGAGCTTTCCGTACGTGTTCAAGCTCATCAAGGACTACTTCCCGCCGCAGAAGGAGACCACGCGCGAGCAGGTCCAGTCCAAGTACCTGCTGGTGAAGCACCACGACCGCGTGGGCCGCATGGCCGACACGCTGGAGTACAGCCTGGTGGCCTTTCCGCGCGATCGCTTCGACGACGAGCTCATCGCCGAGATCCAGAAATTCGCGCCCAGCCAGCTCGAGATCAGCGACCGCGACGGCGACGGGCAGACCGAAGTCATCATCCAGCACCTCTACATCGAGCGGCGCATGATCCCGCTCAACCTGTACCTGCAGGAAGCCTTCGATGCGGGCCTTTCCGACCCGCAGGTCCGGCGCCAGATGGAGCGCAGCGTGATCGAGTACGGCAATGCCATCAAGGACCTCGTGGCCGCCAACATCTTTCCGGGCGACATGCTCTGGAAGAACTTCGGCGTCACGCGCGGCGGCAAGGTGGTCTTCTACGACTACGACGAGATCGAGTACCTCACCGACTGCAACTTCCGCCACGTGCCCCCGCCGCGCAACGAGGAGGACGAGATGTCCGGCGAGGTCTGGTGGCGCGTGGGCCCCAAGGACGTGTTTCCCGAGACCTTCGCGCCCTTCCTGCTCGGCAACCCGGCCGTGCGCGAAGTCTTCATGCGCCACCATGCCGACCTGCTCGACCCCGCGTTCTGGCAGGGCCACAAGCAGCGCATCCAGCAAGGACATGTCCACGACGTGTTCCCCTACGACACCGAGCGCCGCTTTCCTCCGGGCGGCGGCGCCACCTGA
- a CDS encoding acetyl-CoA C-acyltransferase — protein MSDAIVIVGAARTPMGAFQGDFADLAAHDLGGAAIRAAVQRAGVAPEKVDEVLFGNCLMAGQGQAPARQAGFKGGLPRSTGAVTLSKMCGAGMEATILAHDQLVAGSRDVMVSGGMESMTNAPYLLKKGRGGYRMGHDKIFDHMMLDGLEDAYEAGRSMGTFGEDCAAKYQFTREQQDAFAIASVQRAQEATKSGAFKAEITPITLSTRKGDVTVSEDEGPLKARLDKIGSLKPAFKKDGTITAASSSSINDGAAALVLMRESTARELGCKPLARIVAHATHAQEPEWFTTAPVGATEKALKKAGWKVEDVDLWEINEAFAVVPMALMADLKVPHEKVNVNGGACALGHPIGASGARILVTLLHALQARGKKRGLATLCIGGGEATAMAIELA, from the coding sequence ATGTCCGACGCAATCGTCATCGTGGGCGCAGCCCGCACCCCCATGGGCGCCTTCCAGGGCGACTTCGCCGACCTCGCCGCGCACGACCTGGGCGGCGCCGCCATCCGCGCCGCCGTGCAGCGCGCCGGCGTGGCGCCCGAAAAGGTCGACGAGGTCCTGTTCGGCAACTGCCTGATGGCCGGCCAGGGCCAGGCGCCCGCGCGCCAGGCGGGCTTCAAGGGCGGGTTGCCGCGCAGCACGGGCGCAGTGACGCTCTCGAAGATGTGCGGCGCCGGCATGGAGGCCACCATCCTGGCGCACGACCAGCTCGTGGCGGGCAGCCGCGACGTGATGGTCTCCGGCGGCATGGAGAGCATGACCAACGCGCCCTACCTGCTCAAGAAAGGCCGTGGCGGCTACCGCATGGGCCACGACAAGATCTTCGACCACATGATGCTCGACGGCCTGGAGGACGCCTACGAGGCCGGCCGCTCCATGGGCACCTTCGGCGAAGACTGCGCCGCCAAGTACCAGTTCACGCGCGAGCAGCAGGACGCCTTCGCCATCGCCAGCGTGCAGCGTGCGCAGGAGGCCACCAAGTCCGGAGCGTTCAAGGCCGAGATCACGCCTATCACGCTCTCCACGCGCAAAGGCGACGTGACCGTTTCCGAGGACGAGGGACCGCTCAAGGCACGCCTGGACAAGATCGGCAGCCTCAAGCCCGCATTCAAGAAGGACGGCACCATCACCGCCGCGTCCAGCTCCAGCATCAACGACGGCGCCGCCGCCCTCGTGCTGATGCGCGAGTCCACGGCCCGGGAACTGGGCTGCAAGCCGCTGGCGCGCATCGTGGCCCATGCCACGCACGCGCAGGAGCCCGAGTGGTTCACCACCGCGCCCGTGGGCGCGACCGAGAAGGCGCTGAAGAAGGCCGGCTGGAAGGTCGAGGACGTGGACCTCTGGGAGATCAACGAAGCCTTCGCCGTCGTGCCCATGGCGCTGATGGCCGATCTCAAGGTGCCGCATGAGAAGGTCAACGTCAACGGCGGTGCCTGCGCGCTGGGCCACCCCATCGGCGCCAGCGGCGCGCGCATCCTGGTCACGCTGCTGCACGCGCTGCAGGCGCGCGGCAAGAAGCGCGGCCTGGCCACGCTGTGCATCGGCGGTGGCGAAGCTACGGCCATGGCCATCGAGCTGGCTTGA
- a CDS encoding MSMEG_1061 family FMN-dependent PPOX-type flavoprotein: MITTEAQLRALYAAPGERALAKQLDHLDRHCQRFIALSPLCVLASGGGAGEMLDASPRGGRPGFVKAAGAHRLLLPDAGGNNRLDTLTNLLRDPRVGLLFFVPGVDETLRVNGTAHLREEAEFTGQFAGERQEPKLVIEVQVREAYLHCAKALMRSRLWDVQAQVERGALPTLNEMIHEQIGLAATPETQADMLARYTRQIVDEQGV, encoded by the coding sequence ATGATCACGACCGAAGCCCAACTGCGCGCGCTCTATGCCGCGCCGGGCGAGCGCGCGCTGGCCAAGCAGCTCGACCACCTCGACCGGCACTGCCAGCGCTTCATCGCGCTGTCGCCGCTGTGCGTGCTGGCCAGCGGCGGCGGCGCGGGCGAAATGCTCGACGCTTCGCCCCGAGGCGGTCGTCCCGGCTTCGTGAAAGCGGCCGGCGCGCACCGGTTGCTGCTGCCCGACGCGGGCGGCAACAACCGGCTCGACACGCTGACCAACCTGCTGCGCGATCCGCGCGTGGGCCTGCTGTTCTTCGTGCCGGGCGTGGACGAGACGCTGCGCGTGAACGGCACGGCCCACCTGCGCGAAGAGGCCGAGTTCACCGGCCAGTTCGCGGGCGAGCGCCAGGAGCCCAAGCTGGTGATCGAAGTGCAGGTGCGCGAGGCCTACCTGCATTGCGCCAAGGCCCTCATGCGCTCGCGCCTGTGGGACGTGCAGGCCCAGGTGGAGCGCGGCGCGCTGCCCACGCTCAATGAAATGATCCACGAGCAGATCGGCCTCGCGGCCACCCCCGAGACCCAGGCCGACATGTTGGCGCGCTACACGCGGCAGATTGTCGACGAGCAGGGTGTCTGA
- a CDS encoding SDR family oxidoreductase: MSLILVIGASRGIGLELVRQYAQDGHRVIATVRDAGASGRVQALGAEVLTVDVANPASVSGLAWQLDGEKIDTALYVAGVIDRASATSPPTREQFDHVMHANVLGVMQVLPQVAPLVDEAGGVFAFFSSTMSLIGSVPASNAWLYRTSKAALNMAVAAAQHDWQRATLITLDPGWVRTDMGGDAAHLSVEDSVRGLRATLASVTPEDRGRLLHHDGRRATHW; the protein is encoded by the coding sequence ATGTCGCTGATTCTCGTGATCGGAGCCTCGCGCGGCATCGGCCTGGAGCTGGTGCGCCAGTACGCGCAGGACGGCCACCGCGTGATCGCCACCGTGCGCGACGCCGGGGCGAGCGGGCGCGTCCAGGCGCTGGGCGCCGAGGTGCTCACCGTGGACGTGGCCAACCCCGCGAGCGTGAGCGGCCTGGCCTGGCAGCTCGATGGCGAGAAGATCGACACCGCGCTCTATGTGGCGGGCGTGATCGACCGCGCCAGCGCCACCAGCCCGCCCACGCGCGAGCAGTTCGACCATGTGATGCACGCCAACGTGCTGGGCGTAATGCAGGTGCTGCCGCAGGTGGCGCCGCTGGTGGACGAGGCGGGCGGCGTGTTCGCCTTCTTCTCCAGCACCATGAGCCTGATCGGCAGCGTGCCCGCCAGCAACGCCTGGCTCTACCGCACGAGCAAGGCCGCGCTCAACATGGCCGTGGCGGCCGCACAGCACGACTGGCAGCGCGCCACACTCATCACGCTGGACCCCGGCTGGGTGCGCACCGACATGGGCGGTGACGCCGCCCACCTGTCCGTGGAGGACAGCGTACGGGGCCTGCGCGCCACGCTGGCCAGCGTGACCCCCGAAGACCGGGGCCGGCTGCTGCACCACGACGGCCGCCGCGCCACGCACTGGTAA
- a CDS encoding acyl-CoA dehydrogenase family protein, giving the protein MLLTQDQEMIRDAVREFAQEQLWPHAARWDKEHHFPKEAHQGLAALGAYGICVPEEFGGAQLDYLTLALVLEEIAAGDGGTSTAISVTNCPVNAILMRYGNAQQKRDWLTPLARGEMLGAFCLTEPHVGSDASALRTTATRQGDGYVINGVKQFITSGKNGQVAIVIAVTDKGAGKKGMSAFLVPTNTPGYVVARLEDKLGQHSSDTAQINFDNCRIPAENLIGAEGEGYKIALGALEGGRIGIAAQSVGMARSAFEAALQYSKERESFGTAIFNHQAVGFRLADCATRIEAARQLIWHAAALRDAGRPCLKEAAMAKLFASEMAERVCSAAIQTLGGYGVVNDFPVERIYRDVRVCQIYEGTSDVQKILIQRALA; this is encoded by the coding sequence ATGCTGCTCACCCAAGACCAGGAAATGATCCGCGACGCCGTGCGCGAATTCGCCCAAGAACAGCTGTGGCCCCACGCGGCCCGCTGGGACAAGGAACACCATTTCCCCAAGGAGGCCCACCAGGGCCTGGCCGCGCTGGGCGCCTACGGCATCTGCGTGCCGGAGGAGTTCGGCGGCGCCCAGCTCGACTACCTCACGCTGGCTCTGGTGCTCGAAGAGATCGCGGCCGGCGACGGCGGCACCAGCACCGCGATCAGCGTGACCAACTGCCCCGTCAACGCCATCCTCATGCGCTACGGCAACGCCCAGCAAAAGCGCGACTGGCTCACGCCGCTGGCGCGCGGCGAAATGCTGGGGGCGTTCTGCCTGACCGAGCCGCATGTGGGCTCGGACGCCTCCGCGCTGCGCACCACCGCCACGCGCCAGGGGGATGGGTATGTGATCAACGGCGTCAAGCAGTTCATCACCAGCGGCAAGAACGGCCAGGTGGCCATCGTCATCGCCGTGACCGACAAGGGCGCGGGCAAGAAGGGCATGAGCGCCTTCCTCGTGCCCACGAACACGCCCGGCTATGTGGTGGCGCGGCTTGAAGACAAGCTGGGCCAGCACAGCAGCGACACGGCGCAGATCAACTTCGACAACTGCCGCATCCCGGCCGAGAACCTCATCGGCGCCGAGGGCGAGGGCTACAAGATCGCGCTGGGGGCGCTCGAAGGCGGGCGCATCGGCATTGCGGCGCAGAGCGTGGGCATGGCGCGCAGCGCCTTCGAGGCGGCGCTGCAGTATTCCAAGGAGCGCGAGAGCTTCGGCACCGCCATCTTCAACCACCAGGCCGTGGGTTTCCGCCTGGCCGACTGTGCCACGCGGATCGAGGCCGCGCGCCAGCTCATCTGGCACGCGGCCGCGCTGCGCGACGCGGGCCGCCCCTGCCTCAAGGAGGCCGCCATGGCCAAGCTGTTCGCCAGCGAAATGGCCGAGCGCGTGTGCAGCGCGGCCATCCAGACACTGGGGGGCTACGGCGTGGTGAACGACTTCCCCGTGGAGCGCATCTACCGCGACGTGCGCGTGTGCCAGATCTACGAGGGCACGAGCGACGTGCAGAAGATCCTCATCCAGCGCGCGCTGGCCTGA
- a CDS encoding ferric reductase-like transmembrane domain-containing protein, whose amino-acid sequence MLGWISFLLLLMAAAILALMPDVQGLRQLIRATARTSLVLFVLAFTASAQWRLWPGAWSRWLRTHRRQIGLSMAVSHAIHAAAITGFAWMAPVDFMAQTNPGSLATGGLAYAFIALMAATSFDRTAAWLGPRAWRGLHWAGMYYLWISFLVAFGKRLPQSGGYALPLMVLAAALALRLWPAARSRRAG is encoded by the coding sequence GTGCTTGGCTGGATTTCCTTCCTGCTGCTGCTCATGGCGGCCGCCATCCTCGCGCTGATGCCCGACGTGCAGGGCCTGCGCCAGCTCATCCGCGCCACGGCGCGCACCTCGCTCGTGCTGTTCGTGCTGGCGTTCACGGCCTCCGCGCAATGGCGGCTGTGGCCCGGCGCCTGGAGCCGGTGGCTGCGCACGCACCGGCGGCAGATCGGGCTGTCGATGGCGGTCTCGCACGCCATCCACGCAGCGGCCATTACAGGCTTCGCCTGGATGGCGCCCGTGGATTTCATGGCGCAGACCAACCCGGGCAGCCTGGCAACGGGCGGCCTGGCCTATGCCTTCATCGCGCTGATGGCGGCCACGTCGTTCGACCGCACGGCCGCCTGGCTGGGCCCGCGCGCCTGGCGCGGGCTGCACTGGGCCGGCATGTACTACCTGTGGATCAGCTTCCTGGTGGCCTTCGGCAAGCGCCTGCCGCAATCCGGGGGGTACGCCCTGCCCCTGATGGTGCTGGCGGCCGCCCTGGCGCTGCGGCTGTGGCCCGCCGCGCGCTCGCGCAGGGCGGGCTGA
- a CDS encoding TetR/AcrR family transcriptional regulator produces the protein MASKRSYHHGNLRQALIDTALELVREVGPQQLSLREVARRLGVSSGAPYRHFASRRALLTAVAEEATARLGVGMRKAVAAHPQGSLRQVEALGRAYLEWAERSPMHFRVVSGRDQIDYAASPGMDLLNKELRSLAVQALAGAQQQGEALACNADDLAVLARATVYGLARMQHDGHFVQWGPGTDRGWERAHELLALFVSLLRARAGVPPIAAGCSPP, from the coding sequence ATGGCGTCCAAACGTTCCTACCACCACGGCAATCTGCGGCAGGCCCTCATCGACACCGCGCTCGAACTCGTGCGCGAAGTGGGGCCTCAGCAACTCAGCCTGCGCGAGGTGGCGCGGCGCCTGGGCGTGTCCTCGGGGGCGCCGTACCGGCATTTCGCGTCGCGCCGGGCGCTGCTCACGGCCGTGGCCGAGGAGGCCACGGCGAGGCTGGGGGTGGGCATGCGCAAGGCGGTGGCCGCACACCCCCAGGGCAGCCTGCGGCAGGTGGAGGCGCTGGGCCGGGCCTACCTGGAATGGGCCGAGCGCAGCCCGATGCACTTTCGCGTGGTGTCGGGCCGCGACCAGATCGACTACGCGGCTTCGCCCGGCATGGACCTGCTCAACAAGGAGCTGCGTTCGCTCGCCGTGCAGGCGCTGGCCGGTGCCCAGCAGCAGGGCGAGGCGCTGGCCTGCAACGCCGACGACCTGGCCGTGCTGGCCCGCGCCACGGTCTACGGGCTGGCACGCATGCAGCACGATGGTCATTTCGTGCAGTGGGGCCCCGGCACCGACCGGGGCTGGGAGCGCGCACACGAACTGCTTGCGCTCTTCGTGTCGTTGCTGCGCGCGCGCGCAGGCGTGCCGCCTATTGCGGCTGGATGTTCGCCGCCTTGA
- a CDS encoding Bug family tripartite tricarboxylate transporter substrate binding protein has translation MIQRRTLIAHAALAASAALLGAVPAHAQQAWKPDRPVKLLVGFAPGGSADTLARLIAEPLGQKLGQPVVVDNVPGAGGNIMAGRLATSAADGYTLGIGAAGSMAITFELNPKGTPYKPESFVPVTLLAVQPNVVIVNKSVPANNIAELKDYIARTPSASYGIAGIGISNHLIAEAMLARMGVKMPAVPYKGAAPVITDLLGGHIAMTMDNITTAAQLAKEGKVKALGVTTAKRAPQLPDVPTLQEQGLKDFDMPTWQGLFLPAGTPAPVVAAYYAAAQEILQGPATREKMAHLGSQPVVGMKSAQFTAYLEAERKQWAATIKAANIQPQ, from the coding sequence ATGATCCAACGCCGCACCCTGATCGCACACGCCGCCCTGGCCGCCTCGGCCGCGCTGCTCGGCGCCGTGCCCGCCCATGCCCAGCAGGCCTGGAAGCCCGACCGCCCCGTGAAGCTGCTCGTCGGCTTCGCGCCCGGCGGCTCGGCCGACACGCTGGCCCGCCTGATCGCCGAGCCCCTGGGCCAGAAGCTGGGCCAGCCCGTGGTCGTCGACAACGTGCCCGGCGCGGGCGGCAACATCATGGCGGGGCGCCTGGCCACCTCGGCGGCCGATGGCTACACGCTGGGCATCGGCGCCGCGGGCTCGATGGCCATCACCTTCGAACTCAATCCCAAGGGCACGCCCTACAAGCCCGAGAGCTTCGTGCCCGTGACGCTGCTGGCGGTGCAGCCCAACGTGGTCATCGTCAACAAGTCCGTGCCCGCGAACAACATCGCCGAGCTCAAGGACTACATCGCGCGCACGCCCTCGGCGAGCTACGGCATCGCGGGCATCGGTATCTCCAACCACCTCATCGCCGAGGCCATGCTTGCCCGCATGGGCGTGAAGATGCCGGCCGTGCCCTACAAGGGGGCCGCCCCCGTCATCACCGACCTGCTGGGCGGCCACATCGCGATGACCATGGACAACATCACCACGGCCGCGCAGCTCGCCAAGGAAGGCAAGGTCAAGGCCCTGGGCGTGACCACGGCCAAGCGCGCGCCCCAGCTGCCCGACGTGCCCACGCTGCAGGAGCAGGGCCTCAAGGACTTCGACATGCCCACCTGGCAGGGCCTGTTCCTGCCGGCCGGCACGCCCGCGCCCGTGGTGGCGGCCTACTACGCGGCCGCGCAGGAAATCCTGCAAGGCCCCGCCACCCGCGAAAAGATGGCGCACCTGGGCTCCCAGCCCGTGGTGGGCATGAAGTCGGCGCAGTTCACCGCCTACCTCGAAGCCGAGCGCAAGCAATGGGCCGCCACGATCAAGGCGGCGAACATCCAGCCGCAATAG
- a CDS encoding AroM family protein, with protein sequence MTRRVAFFTIGESPRSDVVPAMAALLGAQVQVDEYGALDALDAAARARLAPRPGAHCFATRLRDGGSITLDKEATEHRLAEVMREADGAGYDLLVPLCTGTALPRLRTWMVEPQQVVDQAMVALARHARRVGTLVPLAAQIDTFHLAQPLPCALQIDHASPYERDPALAAAAFERAGRALAGCDFIVMHCMGYTEAMRAQVARASGRPTLLSNHLVAHTLAQLLA encoded by the coding sequence ATGACCCGGCGCGTCGCCTTCTTCACCATCGGCGAATCGCCGCGCAGCGACGTGGTGCCCGCCATGGCAGCCCTGCTGGGCGCGCAGGTGCAGGTCGACGAATACGGTGCGCTGGATGCACTGGACGCCGCCGCGCGCGCGCGGCTCGCGCCGCGCCCCGGCGCGCACTGCTTCGCCACGCGGCTGCGCGACGGCGGCTCCATCACGCTCGACAAGGAGGCCACCGAACACCGCCTGGCCGAGGTGATGCGCGAGGCCGACGGCGCGGGCTACGACCTGCTCGTGCCGCTGTGCACCGGCACCGCGCTGCCCCGGCTGCGCACCTGGATGGTCGAGCCCCAGCAGGTGGTGGACCAGGCCATGGTGGCCCTGGCCCGCCACGCGCGGCGCGTGGGCACCCTGGTGCCGCTGGCCGCGCAGATCGACACCTTCCACCTCGCGCAGCCGCTGCCCTGCGCGCTGCAGATCGACCACGCCTCGCCCTACGAGCGCGACCCAGCCCTGGCCGCCGCGGCCTTCGAGCGCGCGGGCCGTGCGCTGGCAGGCTGCGACTTCATCGTCATGCACTGCATGGGCTACACCGAGGCCATGCGCGCGCAGGTGGCCCGCGCCAGCGGCCGGCCCACGCTGCTGTCCAACCACCTCGTGGCCCACACGCTGGCCCAGCTGCTGGCCTGA